The Pyxidicoccus trucidator genome segment GCGATGGCCATGTCGGACAGGACCTTGCGGTCCAGGCCGATGCCCGCCTTGCTCAGGCCGGCGATCAGCTTCGAATAGGAGAGCCCCACCGTACGGGCGGCCGCGTTGATGCGGACGATCCACAGGCGACGGAAGTCCCGCTTGCGCTGCATGCGGTCGCGGCTGGCGTAGTCCAGCGCCCGCTCAACGGCCTGGTTGGCGCGCTTGTAGCAGTTCTTCCGACGGCCGCGGTAACCCTTGGCCAGCTTCAAAATCCTATTGCGACGGCGACGAGCCTTTACACCCTTTTTGACGCGCATGACTTACTCCCGACTGCGTAGTTTGAAGCCTCCCGACGAAGGCATACCGCCCCACCAACGAGGCCACGCGAACTGCGTACTTCCGACTCTCAAGCCCCGTAGGGGAACAGCTCCTTGATGACCTTCTTCGCGTCCATATCGCGGAGATGGCCGGTGCCGCGGTTGCCGCGCTTCTGCTTCGGCGTCTTCGCGTGCGTGAAGAGGTGCTTGCCGAAGGCCTTGCCGTGCTTCACCTTCCCGCTCTTCTTCACCTGGAACCGCTTCTTCGCACCACTGCGGGTCTTCAACTTCGGCATCGTCCTGATCCTTCCTCACTCAGTGCCGTCAGCGTGCGGCTTCGGGCGTTGTCCATCCGGGCCGCAGCAAGAGCCGCCAGCCTGTACCACTATTTCGTCCCGCCGGGTGGGGAAGCTGTCGCCTCGGTAGCGACAACCGCCTGGGAGGCCATGGCCCCTCAGGTCGTCCCCCACCCTGCCCTCCGGCCGGGCGACTCGCGCCCTCCGGCCTCACCCCGTCCACCCACCCCGTTCCAGGCACGCTCCGGCAGGAGAATCCTCAGAAAGCGCGGCACGATATCCAGGAGGGACGGGGAGTCAAGACCCGTCCGCAACTTGCGTGCCGCCGCTGACGGAACCCCTACGGGAGGGCCCCCTCCTTCGCCAGGAGGGCCTCGAAGTCCTCCAACTTCATGGACTTCAGGTCCTCGCCCCCGTACCGGCGCGGCGCCACGCCCTCCGCGGAGACTTCGTTGTCGCCCACCACCAGGGTGAAGGGCACCTTCTGGAGCTGCGCCTCGCGAATCTTCGCGTTGAGCGTCATGCCGCGCTCGTCGAACTCCACCCGGTAGCCCTTGGCCCGGAGGGTGTCGCGCACCTTGCGGGCGTAGTCCGCCTGCCGGTCCGCCACGGTGACGAGCACTGCCTGCACCGGCGCCAGCCACGCGGGGAAGGCCCCCGCGAAGTGCTCGATGAGGATGGCGGTGAACCGCTCGAAGGAGCCGAAGATGGCGCGGTGGAGCACCACCGGTCGGTGCGGGGCGTTGTCCTCGCCGATGTAGGTGAGGTCGAAGCGCTCCGGGGCCAGGTAGTCCAGCTGCATGGTGCCCAGCTGCCAGCGGCGGCCGATGCTGTCCGACACCGCGAAGTCGATCTTCGGGCCGTAGAAGGCGCCGTCGCCCGGGGCCAGCTCGTACTCGAGGTTCAGCGACTCCAGCGCCGCCTTGAGGCCCTCCTCGGCGCGGTCCCACAGCGAGTCGTCACCCAGCCGCTGCTCGGGGCGCGTGGACAGCTTCACCGCGTAGGTGAGCCCCACCGCCTTGTAGACACGGTCCAACAGCTTCACGAAGCGCCGCACCTCGTCGGTGATCTGGCTCTCCATGCAGTAGATGTGCGCGTCGTCCTGGGCGAACTGGCGCACGCGGGTGAGGCCGCCGAGCGCGCCCGCCGCCTCGTTGCGGTGCAGCACGTCCTGCGTGTGGAAGCGCAGGGGCAAGTCCCGGTAGCTGTGCTTCTTGAAGCCGTAGAACAGGTGGTGCGACGGGCAGTTCATCGGCTTGAGGGAGAAGTCGTGCTCGCCGGACTCGCTGTCGAGCACCAGGAACATGTTCTCCTTGTACTTGCCCCAGTGGCCGCTGGTCTCCCAGAGCCCCTTGTTGAACATCAGGGGCGTCTTGATCTCCACGTAGCCATCCTCGGCGGTGAGGTGGCGCATCCAGTCGGAGAGCGTCTGGTAGAGCGCGGTGCCCTTGGGCGTCCAGAAGGCGGCGCCCGGCGCGTACGGGTGGAAGTGGAAGAGGTCCAGCTCCTTGCCCAGCTTGCGGTGGTCACGCTTCTTCGACTCTTCAATCCGCGTCAGGTACTCCGTCAGCGCCTTCTTGTCGAAGAAGGCCGTGCCGTAGACGCGCTGGAGCATCGGGTTGCGGTGGTCGCCGCGCCAGTAGGCGCCGCTGGACGAGAGGATCTTGATGACGCCGATCTTCCCGGTGCTCGGGGCGTGGGGCCCCAGGCAGAAGTCCACCCAGTCGCCGTGCGTGTAGAGGGTGAGCGTCTTGGCGCCCTTGGCGGCGATGTCCTTGACGATCTCCACCTTGAACTTCTCGCCCTTCTCCTCGAAGAGGCGCACCGCCTCGTCCATGGAGATTTCAGTGCGGACGAAGGGCATGTCCTGCTTCAGCTCGGCGTTGGCCGCGGCTTCAATCTTCTCCAGCTCCTCCGGCGTGAAGGGCTTCTCGCGGAAGAAGTCGTAGTAGAAGCCCTCCTCCGTCGCGGGACCGATGGTCACCTGCGTGCCGGGGAAGAGGTGCTGCACGGCGCTGGCCACCACGTGGGCGGCGTCGTGGCGGATGAGCTCCAGGGACTCGGGGCTCTTCGGCGTGAAGATCTGGAGCTTCGCGTCCTCTTCCAGCTTCCGGGCCAGGTCCACGTCCTGGCCGTTGACGCGGGCGAAGAGGGCGGCCTTCGCCAGGCCCGCACCGATGCTCTCACGCACGAAGTCCGCGATGGTGGTACCCCGGGCGGTCTGCTTCTGGCTGCCGTCGGGGAGGGTCACCGTGATCATTTCGGACATGCGAGACCTCAGGAAAAACTGCGGGCGGCAGGCTCTTGAGAAGCCATGCCGCCCGCTGGATGAAACCTCTACTGTGTTGGGTCGTAGTGGGATCGAACCACTGACCCCTACCGTGTCAAGGTAGTGCTCTACCGCTGAGCTAACGACCCGTCGTGCTGTTGCGCGGCGGGAATAGCAGCGGGCTCCCGCGGCTGTCAAGGAAACACCGCGAGGCCCTCACGTCTTCCCGTCCAACAGTGCGTGGACCCGGTTCATGACCGCGTCGAACATGGCCGGGGTGAGCCGGCCCGTCTGCGTGTTCTGCTGGCTGACGTGGTAGCAGCCCATGAGCGTCCGCCCGCCCGGCAGCGCCACCTCCGCCCCATGGCCGAAGGCCGGCCGGGGCGAACCGAGGG includes the following:
- the rplT gene encoding 50S ribosomal protein L20, with the translated sequence MRVKKGVKARRRRNRILKLAKGYRGRRKNCYKRANQAVERALDYASRDRMQRKRDFRRLWIVRINAAARTVGLSYSKLIAGLSKAGIGLDRKVLSDMAIADPSGFAAVANIAKAA
- the rpmI gene encoding 50S ribosomal protein L35 — translated: MPKLKTRSGAKKRFQVKKSGKVKHGKAFGKHLFTHAKTPKQKRGNRGTGHLRDMDAKKVIKELFPYGA
- the thrS gene encoding threonine--tRNA ligase: MSEMITVTLPDGSQKQTARGTTIADFVRESIGAGLAKAALFARVNGQDVDLARKLEEDAKLQIFTPKSPESLELIRHDAAHVVASAVQHLFPGTQVTIGPATEEGFYYDFFREKPFTPEELEKIEAAANAELKQDMPFVRTEISMDEAVRLFEEKGEKFKVEIVKDIAAKGAKTLTLYTHGDWVDFCLGPHAPSTGKIGVIKILSSSGAYWRGDHRNPMLQRVYGTAFFDKKALTEYLTRIEESKKRDHRKLGKELDLFHFHPYAPGAAFWTPKGTALYQTLSDWMRHLTAEDGYVEIKTPLMFNKGLWETSGHWGKYKENMFLVLDSESGEHDFSLKPMNCPSHHLFYGFKKHSYRDLPLRFHTQDVLHRNEAAGALGGLTRVRQFAQDDAHIYCMESQITDEVRRFVKLLDRVYKAVGLTYAVKLSTRPEQRLGDDSLWDRAEEGLKAALESLNLEYELAPGDGAFYGPKIDFAVSDSIGRRWQLGTMQLDYLAPERFDLTYIGEDNAPHRPVVLHRAIFGSFERFTAILIEHFAGAFPAWLAPVQAVLVTVADRQADYARKVRDTLRAKGYRVEFDERGMTLNAKIREAQLQKVPFTLVVGDNEVSAEGVAPRRYGGEDLKSMKLEDFEALLAKEGALP